The Patescibacteria group bacterium genome segment AATTATTGACAATATTATCTTGTGGCAGCTTAAAAGCTGTTTTAAGAGAACCTTCGGGTTCTTTGTCAGGGCGTCAGGCGGCTTATGTCGTGTGTCGCCCTTGACAAAGGTTCCGAATAATGGAACTCTGAATGTTAATTAAAAAAATATTCGCGGCAGCTTGTCGCCGCGTCGATATGATTAAGGCGTATGCTTGTCCGCCTAAATCCGATCCAAGGTCTAAAGCCGAGGATCTTAGGAGGAGATTAAGCTGAAGAGGGGGCCTGGCTTGAAATTATATATTCGCCAATCGCCTTAATTCACTTCTTCAAGTCTTGATTATATCGATGCGGTAGCAATGTCTGGCCGTCTAAGCAGGCGGGCAAACGCGCGCTGCAAGTACTTTCGAAGGAAGATTTTCCCCACCGCGTCGGGCTTTTATCCCGCCGGATCGGTAGACCTCCTCCTTTCCCCGGGGAGGCGTTATGTAGCGATACATGCGCCTCCCCCACACGCCTCAGACAGTATGGTTCGAGAGCATATAATCAAATCCTCACAAAGGAAGCTTGGTTTTACGCTTACGGCCGGGGTACTGTTTGAGGCGTGTGTTGCAAAAAAGCATTTTTCATTTTACGTTACGAGTAATCTCGTGAAGGAGGCCTATGATAGTACAATGTTGCGTTTGTCGTAGGGTGCGTTTGTCTGGCGTGTCTGGCGTCTCTTGGGCGGAGCAAGCCATACCACCCGGTGAGGATGTTTCCCATGGCTACTGCCCGGAATGCGCCGCAAAAGCGTATGAGGGCATGGAGAGGGAATTGACCAACCGGCACCAAAGGAGCCCGACTGATGGCAAAGGGTAAGTGCCCGGCTTGTTTTAAAATCGAAGTGGCGCCGGGGCAGTGGAAAAACACCGCCTTACCGGTCAAAGAAGAAACATTGCCCAAATACTGTCCGAGATGTAGCGAGCATAACGCTTATGTCCGGGAGAGCATTCGGGTATCCAAGGAGTTGGCGGGCGGCGCGTCGGGAAAATAGAACATTCTGTTAGGAGGAAGCCGCGCGGCTTCCTCCTTTAAAATTGATTTTGATTTATCCACAGCCAAGCTCTTGACACTGTATTGTTTTTATAAAAATTTAATATATAATTTTATATTAAGGGATGACATTAAGCATCAGGCATTTTCAATCGCACTTTCCTAAAAATTTTTTTAGGATCACACTCAAGTGTGATTTCGAAAATTCCCGTTGCGTCTTCTCCGAGTCCCGCCCATGTGGCGGGACTTTTAATTGGCTGATTTTGTTAATTGGTGTTATAATTTAATCAGGTAATCAAATCATATGTCACTCAAACAACTAATTATCATCGTCAGTATCGCCACTCTACTTTGCTGGGCCAGTTGGTTGCTAGTTATCTTTGAAGTGGATCCGACAACCGCCGGCTTTTACGGCCTACTGATTTTTTATGCCAGCATGTTTTTGTCTTTGCTTGGTTTGTTTTTCCTGATCAGTTTCGGCTTTCGCAAATTATTCAATAAGCTGGAAATGGAATACAAGCTGGTGGGCATGTCTTTCCGCCAATCATTTTTCTTCTCCTTGGCCGTCGTGGGATTCTTTTTCCTGCAGAGCAAGGATTTATTGACTTGGTGGAACAGCATTTTGCTGGTTTTGGCTCTGGTGATTTTGGAATTTTTCTTTTTGAGTTATCGGAAGAAATAGTATAGCGTTAGCCGTCCCGTTGGTCGGGGCGGTTTTTTTATTATTTTTTTCTCCTTTAGGAAGAAGAAGATTAAGAGGGGCTTATTTTCATGATACTTTTCTCTAGAGAAAAGTATCACCAAAGAGTCGCGAGCGAATAAAATCATGGCTAGATTTTTTACTCCGCAATATTTTTAATAGCCATTTGACTAAAACTTGTTAAATTGGTTATAATATATTCAATATGAAAGAAAAACTCAGCCAATTAAAGGCGCAATTCACCGAGGAATCGGCAAAGGTCAAATCAGCTTCCGAGCTGGAAGAATTGGAGAATAGATTTTTGAGCCGTAAAAGTGGATTGCTGACCGGCATCATGAAGGGGATCAAAGATGTGGCTAAAGAAGAGGTGGCGGAAATCGGCGCCTTGGCTAATGAAACCAAAGATTATATTGTTGAGGGACTGGAAACACTTAAGGGAAACTTGGGCGGTATCGGTTCCTCTAATTTCGATTTTACCGTACCCGGCCGCAAGCCGGCTGTCGGCCATTTGCATTTAGCCACCATTGCCATTCGCGAGATTGAAAGTATCCTAGAGCCGTTAGGCTTCGTCAGGACGCGCCATCCGGATGTAGAATGGGATTATTATGCTTTTGAAACTTTGAACATGCCCGGCGATCATCCGGCTCGCGATGACTGGGAAACCTTTTTTATTGATGATTCTCCGATCAAGATGAATTTGCCGGCTAATTCAAAGAAATTAGTCAAAGAGGGGAGACGATTACTAACTCCTCATACTTCTAGCATTCAGGTACGGGAAATGGAGAGGGGCGTTCTGCCGATTCGGATGATGAATATTTCCAAATGCTATCGTCGGCAGATTGATGTTTCTCATGTGCCGATGTTCCATCAATTTGAGGGGCTAGTGATTGACAAGGGGATTAATATTACTCACTTGAAGGGCACGATTGATTATTTTGTTAAGAAATTTTTCGGCGAGGATCGCACAATTCGTTTGCGGCCGCATCATTTTCAATTCACTGAGCCGAGTTTTGAAGTGGATATTTCCTGCGGACTCTGCCATGGCGCAGGTTGCAAGATGTGTAAAGAGGGTTGGTTGGAGCTGGCTGGCGCCGGCATGGTTCATCCAAATGTGCTTAAAGCCGGCGGCATTGATCCGGAGAAGTATTCGGGTTTTGCTTTCGGCTGGGGTGTCGAGCGATGCTATTCCATGAAGTCGGACCTGAATATTGATGATTTAAGGTTGATGTATAAGAATGATTTGAGGTTTAATGAGCAGTTTTAGAGATTATATATTATATGACAGAATATAAGTTAGAAGCAGAATCTGCAAGATTTGATTTAAAAGGTAATCCCGTCGATCTCTCTACTATTAGAGGTGAGGTGACAATTAACTTCTTTTTCGTTGTATATAATATTTTTTTTACATTATTAATTGCTATTATTGGTGTTATACCGATACATTTGCTGTGTTGGCAATTGAAAATATTATTATTTATTATTGTGTTAATTGGGTTATTTTTTTGTTTTCGTATAGTATATTTTAGGAAATTTTTAACAAAAATAAGATCTACTATATTTAGTTTTAAAGAGAGGTTGTAATCATTTTAGTATTACTTTTCTAGAAAAGTAATACAAAAGTCGCGACCGGAAAAAATCATGGCTGGATTTTACGCTCCACTCCTGAAAATTTCCTGACGCTTCGCTTGCAGAAATTTTCTAGTCGTTCCTGCAAAAAATCGCACAATATTTTTTAATGGTCGCAATAGCAATGTATGCCAAATATAAAACCTAAATCACAAATAGAAGTTGATCAGAATATCTTAGATTTTTTAAATGGAATGCACATTGATAAGCCCGAAGATTTGGTAACCTTAAAGAATAAGATAATTAAATCCCTTGAATTCCGATCATATAATAATAAAACAAAAAAGCATGCTGATAGTATCCAATGG includes the following:
- the pheS gene encoding phenylalanine--tRNA ligase subunit alpha, which produces MKEKLSQLKAQFTEESAKVKSASELEELENRFLSRKSGLLTGIMKGIKDVAKEEVAEIGALANETKDYIVEGLETLKGNLGGIGSSNFDFTVPGRKPAVGHLHLATIAIREIESILEPLGFVRTRHPDVEWDYYAFETLNMPGDHPARDDWETFFIDDSPIKMNLPANSKKLVKEGRRLLTPHTSSIQVREMERGVLPIRMMNISKCYRRQIDVSHVPMFHQFEGLVIDKGINITHLKGTIDYFVKKFFGEDRTIRLRPHHFQFTEPSFEVDISCGLCHGAGCKMCKEGWLELAGAGMVHPNVLKAGGIDPEKYSGFAFGWGVERCYSMKSDLNIDDLRLMYKNDLRFNEQF